The genome window CACGACACTGCGCCCAACAGGTAGTATGCCGTCTGCGCCACCACCAGCGCGGCGCCGTAAGGTTGACCCAGCAGCATCCACGATGCCCCATACATGCCTATCAGCGCGTACGGCACCAGCAATCGGCACACCTTGTGTGACACAAACTGCCACCACAGGCGGTTCTTCCAGGGCACCAGCAGCCAGGGCGCCGCCCAGAGGAGCTGATAGTTGCCCGCCAGTGTGCGCACCTTACGCCGGAACTCCCTGTCGTAGGAAGGGGTTACCGTATCATACGCTTTCGCTTCGGCAACGAAAGCGATGCGATAGCCTCTGCGCATGATATGTAAAGGGATCCACATATCATCCAGTATCAGCCCTTCAGGCATCGGTGTGAAATGTTCGCGTCGGATGGCGTAAATAGCCCCGCTGCACTGCAGGGGCGAATCCATTTCCGCTTCCATCTGCCTCAACCACTTTTCATATCGCCAGTACGCACCCATTTCTCTAGGGGCGCCCTCGTGGTCAAGCAGTACCAGTTCTCCTCCGGCAGCCCCAACGCCCTCAGCGCGTAACGCTCGCACTAACTGGTGGATGGCGTCCGGTGCAAACTGTTGCCTTGCATCGGTAAACACGAGCACCTCACCCTCAGCCACCTCAACACCTCTGTTGAGGGCAAACGCCTTACCCCGTCGTGGAAAAACCTCTACGACCCGAACACCTTCGTACTCTCGCGCGATATCCGCCGTTCGATCGGTGCATCCATCACAAGAGACCACAATGGACATCCTGTCTGCTGGATATTCGCAGGAAAGCAGATTTTCGATACGCCTGCGGATATTCGCTTCCTCGTTATGAGCAGCTATTAACACGCTGACAGAAGGCAGGTCTTGTGAGAAGTGCGTGTCTCGTCCGGTGCGTTGCCCACGACGCCCGTTCGCCAGCAACTTCAACAGGAACGGATAACCTGCGTAGGTGTAAGCGACAAACGCGAGGCAACCAGCCACCACCCACCACATCAAGCCTTCGCCTCCCGCACTTGTGGCAACAGGTGCGCCTGCGCTGCTGCTACCAGACCCATCAGGATGTACTGATAAGGATAGTAGGAAATAGAAAGGAAATACCCTGTTAACATGAGGTCCAGCAGACCGATCAGTGCTCCCATCCCCAGCGCATGTAATAACCAGTTCGGAGCGCGAGCCAGCTGCCTCGCTGCTTTCAAGCTTTTCAACCAGATGGTCAGAAAAACGATGAGTCCCAGCCCTCCCAGCTCAGCCAGCACGAGGTAATACATGTTGTGTGCCGTTTGAGATGCAGGCGCTCCGAACTCGCGGGCAAAATCTGCATAGTTCTTGAAGCCAATACCTGTAAAAGGATTGTGCTTGAACATACGCACCGCCGCCTTGCGATACTCCACGCGATTCATAGCAGACTCATCTTGCTCGTAGTTCGTGATGGAACGGATGCGCTCCCGGTACTCCGCAGGCGCAGTGAACCACAAGGCACCAAACACTGCCAGACCGATCAAAGCTCCCAGCACCTTCCTCTTGGAGAACAGCCATAGCAGGAAGAGCAGAAAGACCAGCCCCAAGAACCCACCACGCGACCCGGTTAACACCACTGCCACCAGTATCATCACCATTGCGGAACCATACACTATCTTCAGCCACTTCTTTGGGTCGTTCCAAAACAGGTAATAGCACAACGGAAAAAGCATTAAAACATACGCTGCCAGGTCGTTGGGGTCGCCAAGCATGGAAGACTCTGCTCCGGCGCGCTGCAGCTGACCGCTCACTTCTACATTCCCCGTTTTGTAGCTATAGATAGTGGATATTGCTAACCAGAGTGCCATCCACCCCAGCATTCGCACAGCGAAGGTGATTTGCTTCTCACTACGCACAGCCATATAAATCATCCACACCATAGCCACACTCTTCAAGAAGTCCTGTGCTCCACTCAAAGAGTTACCTCGCCATAGAGACAGAGGTACTGACAGCAGAATTGCCCCCCATAGCGCTATAAACCACTTCACGTACCAGCCTTCTATTAACTTTTGTCTGGTAAGCATCAGGCGCACAAACAACCCTGTCGAGGTGATGCTAGCGATGAACAAGGGAATGCGCAGGAGCGCCAGCTGAGGGAAGAAGTCCATGGGGCGCATATAGTATAGGGCAATAAACGTCAGAGCCCCTGCATATGGGCTTACAAGGAAAACGCTTGCAGCCAGCAGCGCTATCACCGCGCCGAAGACGAGTTCAACGGGCACCAGAAGAAGAGCTATTCCCGCCGTCAACGCAATGCCTACGGTAACAGCCCACACCAGTGCATCTCGGCGTACTGTGGAGACGCCTGCCTGCACCTCCATCAACATCCCTCCCGACGCTTGAGCACCGTCCAGATGGTCAATAAGATAATCTTCAGATCCAGCCACAGCGACATGTGATACAGGTACATCAGGTCGTAGCGCAGCTTGTCGTAGACGGTAGTATGATACCCCCCCATGACCTGCGCCCAACCTGTGATGCCCGGTTTGATACGGTGCCGCTCATCGTAGTGGGGAATGCGCTCGCGATACTCCTCCACAAAGTTCGGACGCTCGGGGCGTGGTCCCACAATGCTCATGTGTCCCCATAACACATTGATAAACTGCGGCACTTCGTCCAGTTTCGTGGCTCGCAGAATGCGTCCCACTGTGGTAATACGCGGGTCTCCTTTGCTTGCCAGCACTGGACCCGTGATTTTCTCCGCATCGCGCACCATCGTGCGCAGTTTGAAGATATAGAACACCTTACCGTCTTTACCCACGCGCTCTTGCTTGTAGATAATCGGCCCCGGCGATGTCAACTTAATCGCAGCTGCCGCAAGCAGTAGAAATGGAAAACTGAACAGCAGTCCGAACGCGGCGAACAGGATATCAAACACCCGCTTCGCGACGAGCAACTGCTTGGAAGGAAGGCGTGGGGTAATATCCACTACCGGGACATCTCCCACCTTGTCCGCAACGGGACCGCTCAGCACCACTTCCACAATATTCGGCACCACTTTGATCTTCACATGCCGATGTCCGTTGCTCACCAGCATCTCCGCAAGCCGCTGTTGCCATGTGGGAGCATAGGCGATCATCACCTCGTCCACCTGATACTTGTCCACGATGCGTTCTATATCCGCGCGCGAACCCAGCACTCGTAATCCCGTGACAGAGGCTTCTATCTCATCATCCACGAAGCCGATAACCTCGTAGCCAGCCTCGTGCAGGTTGCGAGCGAGTGTGTGTCCCACTTCACCAGCTCCCACAATAAGCACTCTTCGCTTGCGCGCCATGTCGCTCTCCTGTGGCGTTACAGAAAGCAGTTGCTCCTCCTCCCTCATGGGTTGCTGCTTCCAGACTGCTGCTTCCGCGCGGGTCTCTCTCATCCTTTACCTCCGCCCTCACCCTTCCCCAGCACATCTTCCCGACGCACTTCCACGCGCGCGTTGGGGTCTACAGGCACGATGTGCGTCTTCTCCGCCTCCTTCGCCTGAGCGCCTTTCGGAGTGCTCGTACCCTTGCTTCGGGATGGACGCACCGCCACTGGCTTCGCACCGGACGGCTTCGCCGTGCTGGGCGGAGGCAACTCGCCTTTGCCGTTGGTGTGGTGGTAGTAGTGGCTGTGGTAATAATAGCTGTCCACCATCTCCGGCGCGGCGTCGTTGAGAACCACCCCGAGCAGCTTGACCTTCGCCTTGTTGAGCAG of Armatimonadota bacterium contains these proteins:
- the sypL gene encoding membrane protein, which translates into the protein MEVQAGVSTVRRDALVWAVTVGIALTAGIALLLVPVELVFGAVIALLAASVFLVSPYAGALTFIALYYMRPMDFFPQLALLRIPLFIASITSTGLFVRLMLTRQKLIEGWYVKWFIALWGAILLSVPLSLWRGNSLSGAQDFLKSVAMVWMIYMAVRSEKQITFAVRMLGWMALWLAISTIYSYKTGNVEVSGQLQRAGAESSMLGDPNDLAAYVLMLFPLCYYLFWNDPKKWLKIVYGSAMVMILVAVVLTGSRGGFLGLVFLLFLLWLFSKRKVLGALIGLAVFGALWFTAPAEYRERIRSITNYEQDESAMNRVEYRKAAVRMFKHNPFTGIGFKNYADFAREFGAPASQTAHNMYYLVLAELGGLGLIVFLTIWLKSLKAARQLARAPNWLLHALGMGALIGLLDLMLTGYFLSISYYPYQYILMGLVAAAQAHLLPQVREAKA
- a CDS encoding glycosyl transferase, translated to MWWVVAGCLAFVAYTYAGYPFLLKLLANGRRGQRTGRDTHFSQDLPSVSVLIAAHNEEANIRRRIENLLSCEYPADRMSIVVSCDGCTDRTADIAREYEGVRVVEVFPRRGKAFALNRGVEVAEGEVLVFTDARQQFAPDAIHQLVRALRAEGVGAAGGELVLLDHEGAPREMGAYWRYEKWLRQMEAEMDSPLQCSGAIYAIRREHFTPMPEGLILDDMWIPLHIMRRGYRIAFVAEAKAYDTVTPSYDREFRRKVRTLAGNYQLLWAAPWLLVPWKNRLWWQFVSHKVCRLLVPYALIGMYGASWMLLGQPYGAALVVAQTAYYLLGAVSWMLPALARRFRLAGLAGSFLSLNAAAAVAPFAFIRGRGRVRWERSPMLSPQATSDEGQKVRTY